One part of the Caproiciproducens sp. CPB-2 genome encodes these proteins:
- a CDS encoding TIGR00282 family metallophosphoesterase, which yields MNILAIGDVVGSIGCRFLRQHLPVFKKMKGIDLVIANGENSADGNGLTPVSVQFLYDSGVDVITAGNHSFRRKESYELFDSSEYLIRPANFPSSVPGRGACIVDMGRIQIGVINLMGTIYMESLDSPFDTADRLLADMPKITLVDFHAEATGEKRSFGYYLDGRVSAVFGTHTHVQTADECVLPQGTGYITDLGMTGPIQSVLGVKPELVIEKMRTKMPVRFALAEGNCKMECALFQVDEKSGKTVSVERIQIQ from the coding sequence ATGAATATTCTTGCAATCGGCGACGTTGTCGGCAGCATCGGCTGCCGCTTTCTTCGCCAGCATCTCCCGGTATTCAAAAAAATGAAAGGGATCGATCTGGTCATTGCAAACGGTGAAAATTCCGCCGACGGCAACGGCCTGACGCCCGTTTCCGTCCAGTTCCTGTATGACAGCGGCGTGGATGTGATCACCGCCGGCAACCACAGCTTCCGCCGCAAAGAAAGCTACGAGCTGTTTGATTCCAGCGAATATCTGATTCGTCCCGCGAATTTTCCGTCCTCGGTCCCCGGCAGGGGCGCCTGCATTGTGGACATGGGACGGATCCAGATAGGCGTCATCAATCTGATGGGGACGATTTACATGGAGAGCCTGGACTCCCCGTTCGACACGGCCGACCGCCTGCTTGCGGACATGCCCAAAATCACGCTGGTGGACTTTCACGCGGAGGCGACCGGGGAAAAACGTTCCTTCGGCTATTATCTGGACGGGCGCGTTTCGGCGGTTTTCGGCACGCACACCCACGTTCAGACCGCGGATGAATGTGTGCTTCCGCAGGGAACCGGGTATATCACGGATCTGGGCATGACGGGACCCATCCAGTCCGTGCTCGGCGTAAAGCCCGAGCTGGTCATAGAGAAAATGAGGACGAAAATGCCAGTCCGTTTTGCGCTGGCCGAGGGCAACTGTAAAATGGAATGCGCCCTGTTTCAGGTCGATGAAAAAAGCGGAAAAACCGTCTCTGTGGAGCGGATTCAGATCCAATAA